The Homalodisca vitripennis isolate AUS2020 unplaced genomic scaffold, UT_GWSS_2.1 ScUCBcl_4940;HRSCAF=11397, whole genome shotgun sequence genome has a window encoding:
- the LOC124373157 gene encoding cuticle protein 19-like translates to MTKEGQAPPKYAYDYTVSDYHTGDSKSQWETRDGDVVKGQYTLIEPDGSVRTVEYTADDHNGFNAVVKKTEPKVPHYEPEPKYYEAPVHAPVAADYEQHDYGGYYPSHY, encoded by the exons ATGACCAAGGAAGGTCAG GCGCCGCCAAAGTACGCGTATGACTACACTGTGTCCGACTACCACACGGGAGACAGCAAGTCGCAATGGGAGACCCGGGACGGGGATGTCGTCAAGGGCCAGTACACTCTGATAGAGCCGGACGGTTCTGTGCGGACTGTGGAATACACGGCGGATGATCACAATGGGTTCAACGCAGTCGTCAAGAAGACAGAACCTAAAGTTCCCCACTATGAGCCCGAGCCCAAGTATTACGAAGCCCCGGTGCACGCCCCCGTTGCTGCCGACTACGAGCAACACGACTATGGCGGTTACTACCCTTCACATTACTGA